From Nicotiana tabacum cultivar K326 chromosome 15, ASM71507v2, whole genome shotgun sequence, the proteins below share one genomic window:
- the LOC107775111 gene encoding uncharacterized protein LOC107775111 — translation MTTYTYTPPVVGVGPPFLPLVRVPTRLRPTYNVSTTSAAASSPRSLNFSFPRRRYFFPPKSTMPSAAAAANVDEMKFPLELSDEFDFDRIVSSDGLISICGFGSLLSERSARSTFPDLINFRVGKLSGFRRVFAHVAPIFFERGTANLDTKEISSLSVESCEGETLIVTIFEIQRSEIPAFIEREHEFRFLAVIPETLNELFYINPAVICTRYSDEEYLKTRCKGDKGIFFQQYGRYNIDKIWRDDILPCRVYLRHCVLAAQNLGDIAYDNFLDHTFLGDRRTTIREYLATTGSGIMEEEPPELLKNRYGG, via the exons ATGACCACTTACACCTACACTCCTCCTGTAGTAGGCGTAGGACCTCCATTTCTGCCACTTGTTCGTGTTCCCACGCGCTTACGACCTACTTATAATGTCTCCACTACCTCCGCCGCTGCTTCTTCTCCTCGTTCACTCAATTTCTCTTTTCCTCGCCGGAGATATTTTTTCCCGCCAAAATCCACCATGCCTTCCGCCGCCGCTGCTGCCAACGTTGATGAAATGAAGTTTCCTTTGGAACTCTCCGATGAGTTCGATTTTGATCGAATTGTCTCCTCCGATGGACTTATCTCCATTTGTGGCTTCGGTTCTCTCCTCTCAG AGAGGAGTGCTCGGAGTACATTTCCAGATCTGATCAATTTCAGAGTGGGGAAATTGAGTGGATTTCGGAGAGTATTTGCTCATGTGGCGCCTATTTTCTTCGAGCGTGGCACTGCTAATCTTGATACCAAG GAAATATCAAGCTTGAGTGTGGAGTCCTGTGAAGGGGAAACTCTTATAGTAACTATCTTTGAAATTCAGAGATCAGAG ATTCCAGCATTTATTGAAAGGGAGCACGAATTCCGGTTTTTAGCT GTAATCCCAGAAACATTAAATGAATTGTTTTACATCAACCCAGCA GTAATTTGTACCCGTTATAGTGATGAGGAGTATCTGAAAACTAGATGCAAAG GTGATAAAGGCATCTTCTTCCAGCAGTATGGACGGTATAACATAGACAAGATTTGGAGGGATGATATATTACCTTGCCGTGTCTATCTCCGCCATTG TGTTCTGGCAGCTCAAAATCTTGGTGATATAGCTTACGACAATTTTCTTGATCATACCTTCCTTGGCGATCGTAGAACAACAATACGTGAGTACTTGGCAACAACTGGTTCCGGAATCATGGAAGAGGAGCCTCCAGAGTTGTTAAAAAACCGATATGGCGGTTAA